A single region of the Nocardioides aquaticus genome encodes:
- the xylA gene encoding xylose isomerase: MSIPTPTPEDHFSFGLWTIGWQGRDPFGEATRPAMDPVHALEKLAELGAYGVNFHDDDLIPFGADDATRDGILDRFRQGLADTGLVVTTATTNLFTHPVFKDGGFTSNDRAVRRFALRKVMRNIDLAAELGAKIYVCWGGREGAEYGASKDVGVALDRYKEGFDLLGDYVTEQGYDMRFAIEPKPNEPRGDILLPTVGHALAFIEELERPDLVGVNPEIGHEEMAGVNAAAGYAQALWSGKLFHIDLNGQNGPKFDQDLRFGAGNVRGAFWVVDTLLAGGYDGPVHFDFKPARTEGEDGVWASAAGCMTNYLVLREKVQAFRADPEVQEALEAARVPELAVPTLAEGETWAQLREEADPDVETLAARGMGFERLDQLALEHLYGVRG, encoded by the coding sequence ATGAGCATCCCCACCCCGACCCCCGAGGACCACTTCTCCTTCGGTCTGTGGACCATCGGCTGGCAGGGCCGCGACCCCTTCGGCGAGGCCACCCGCCCCGCGATGGACCCGGTCCACGCGCTGGAGAAGCTGGCCGAGCTGGGCGCGTACGGCGTGAACTTCCACGACGACGACCTGATCCCCTTCGGCGCCGACGACGCCACCCGCGACGGCATCCTGGACCGGTTCCGCCAGGGCCTGGCCGACACCGGTCTCGTGGTCACCACCGCCACCACCAACCTCTTCACGCACCCGGTCTTCAAGGACGGTGGCTTCACCTCCAACGACCGCGCCGTGCGCCGCTTCGCGCTGCGCAAGGTGATGCGCAACATCGACCTCGCCGCCGAGCTCGGCGCGAAGATCTACGTCTGCTGGGGCGGTCGCGAGGGTGCCGAGTACGGCGCGTCCAAGGACGTCGGCGTGGCCCTGGACCGCTACAAGGAGGGCTTCGACCTCCTGGGCGACTACGTCACCGAGCAGGGCTACGACATGCGCTTCGCGATCGAGCCCAAGCCCAACGAGCCGCGCGGCGACATCCTGCTGCCGACGGTGGGGCACGCCCTGGCCTTCATCGAGGAGCTCGAGCGGCCCGACCTGGTCGGGGTCAACCCCGAGATCGGGCACGAGGAGATGGCCGGGGTCAACGCGGCCGCCGGGTACGCGCAGGCGCTGTGGTCCGGCAAGCTCTTCCACATCGACCTCAACGGCCAGAATGGCCCCAAGTTCGACCAGGACCTGCGCTTCGGCGCCGGCAACGTCCGCGGCGCCTTCTGGGTCGTCGACACCCTGCTCGCCGGCGGGTACGACGGGCCGGTCCACTTCGACTTCAAGCCGGCCCGTACCGAGGGCGAGGACGGCGTCTGGGCCTCGGCCGCCGGCTGCATGACCAACTACCTGGTGCTGCGCGAGAAGGTCCAGGCGTTCCGTGCCGACCCGGAGGTGCAGGAGGCGCTCGAGGCCGCCCGCGTGCCGGAGCTCGCCGTGCCGACCCTGGCCGAGGGTGAGACCTGGGCGCAGCTGCGCGAGGAGGCCGACCCCGACGTCGAGACCTTGGCCGCCCGCGGGATGGGCTTCGAGCGCCTCGACCAGCTGGCCCTCGAGCACCTCTACGGCGTGCGCGGCTGA
- a CDS encoding ROK family transcriptional regulator, which yields MVTGGAGTTEGLRRANTSVLLRSLRDHGPASRAALASRTGLSKATVGVIVAGLEAAEVVAPATAEVPPARGRPSRPVALTGHDHLGVGFELNVDYVAASVVDLSGHERLATTRPVERGRGLADLGRLAHDVADTLGRPGAGSGGAGVVGATVALPGLVRGDERTVAWTPNLDLPEDEPARTVARALGGILGEGGTVRVGNDADCAARAEARHGAAQQVGHALYLTGTVGIGAGILEDGRPLRGGAGFAGEVGHLPLAGADARCGCGRTGCWEAAVGLHAMLAAVGMTELETPLASAEAVAARARTDAGVRRGLTLVGHELGVGLSVLVNVLDPEVVVLGGYFAVLGDDVLDPARAALDALLASPVQVRPELRPGRLGIAAAALGAAERSLEPVFNGEVALLP from the coding sequence GTGGTGACGGGCGGCGCCGGCACGACCGAGGGCCTGCGCCGCGCCAACACCTCCGTGCTCCTGCGCTCGTTGCGCGACCACGGCCCGGCGAGCCGGGCGGCGCTGGCCTCGCGCACCGGCCTGTCCAAGGCCACGGTCGGGGTGATCGTGGCCGGGCTCGAGGCGGCCGAGGTGGTCGCCCCGGCGACCGCGGAGGTCCCCCCGGCGCGCGGGCGTCCCAGCAGGCCGGTGGCCCTGACCGGGCACGACCACCTCGGTGTCGGGTTCGAGCTCAACGTCGACTACGTCGCCGCCTCGGTCGTCGACCTGTCCGGCCACGAGCGGCTGGCCACCACCCGGCCCGTCGAGCGCGGTCGGGGGCTGGCCGACCTGGGCCGGCTCGCGCACGACGTCGCGGACACGCTGGGCCGCCCCGGCGCCGGCTCGGGAGGCGCGGGGGTCGTCGGGGCCACGGTCGCCCTGCCGGGCCTGGTGCGCGGCGACGAGCGCACCGTGGCCTGGACCCCGAACCTGGACCTGCCCGAGGACGAGCCGGCCCGGACGGTCGCCCGCGCGCTCGGCGGCATCCTCGGTGAGGGCGGCACCGTCCGCGTCGGCAACGACGCCGACTGCGCCGCCCGGGCCGAGGCCCGCCACGGGGCCGCGCAGCAGGTCGGGCACGCGCTCTACCTCACCGGCACCGTCGGCATCGGTGCCGGCATCCTCGAGGACGGGCGCCCCCTGCGCGGGGGAGCGGGCTTCGCCGGCGAGGTCGGCCACCTGCCCCTCGCCGGCGCCGACGCGCGGTGCGGCTGTGGGCGTACCGGCTGCTGGGAGGCGGCGGTCGGGCTGCACGCGATGCTGGCGGCGGTCGGCATGACCGAGCTCGAGACGCCGCTGGCCTCCGCGGAGGCCGTCGCCGCGCGCGCCCGCACCGACGCCGGCGTGCGCCGCGGGCTCACGCTGGTGGGCCACGAGCTGGGCGTGGGTCTCTCGGTCCTGGTCAACGTGCTCGACCCCGAGGTGGTCGTCCTCGGCGGCTACTTCGCGGTGCTCGGCGACGACGTGCTCGACCCGGCGCGCGCCGCCCTCGACGCCCTGCTGGCCTCGCCGGTCCAGGTGCGCCCGGAGCTGAGGCCCGGGCGGCTGGGGATCGCCGCCGCCGCCCTGGGTGCGGCGGAGCGGTCGCTGGAGCCGGTCTTCAACGGCGAGGTCGCGCTGCTGCCCTGA
- a CDS encoding GAF domain-containing protein, which translates to MRTLVAQSWKRSAAAGIDADHAEAPLRLEHRDLLAYRASHPLSAVFPLLHDVLGRAAEASDCVMAVGDDHGQLLWVCGRPDVLRRAEGINFVEGTSWGEELIGTNAPGTALRLDAPVQISSREHFNVAYKPWSCAAAPIHHPETGRILGVVDVTGGDAVDLPQTLALVRSVARLAESELGRLSLQRRLASQERVGPTRRATRTTRAPRTTRPVLVLRGLGRPDCEVVLAGRTVRLSPRHGDVMAVLADAPEGVTAERLATEVHEEEVRPSTTRAQVTRLRALLGPGVLESRPYRLVPEVRADWLEVAGSLRAGRLAEAVRSYRGPLLPESTSPGVARRRDALERDLVAALLASQDVELLTAATRSGWAADDLALWERQAALLDPGSPLRLAALSQVRRLRIEYGLEPAPGRPPLTRSRLGRM; encoded by the coding sequence GTGCGCACGCTCGTCGCCCAGTCCTGGAAGAGGTCGGCCGCCGCCGGCATCGACGCCGACCACGCGGAGGCGCCGCTGCGGCTGGAGCACCGGGACCTGCTGGCCTACCGCGCGAGCCACCCCCTCTCGGCCGTCTTCCCCCTCCTGCACGACGTGCTCGGGCGCGCCGCCGAGGCCTCGGACTGCGTGATGGCCGTCGGGGACGACCACGGCCAGCTGCTGTGGGTCTGCGGACGCCCCGACGTGCTGCGCCGGGCCGAGGGGATCAACTTCGTGGAGGGCACCTCCTGGGGCGAGGAGCTGATCGGCACCAACGCCCCCGGCACGGCGCTCCGCCTCGACGCGCCGGTGCAGATCAGCTCCCGCGAGCACTTCAACGTCGCCTACAAGCCCTGGTCGTGCGCCGCGGCCCCCATCCACCACCCGGAGACCGGACGCATCCTCGGCGTCGTCGACGTGACCGGCGGCGACGCGGTCGACCTGCCCCAGACCCTCGCCCTCGTGCGGTCGGTGGCCCGCCTGGCGGAGTCCGAGCTCGGTCGTCTCTCCCTCCAGCGCCGACTGGCGAGCCAGGAGCGGGTCGGCCCGACCCGCCGGGCCACCCGCACCACCCGCGCTCCCCGGACCACCCGGCCCGTGCTGGTCCTGCGCGGCCTGGGCCGGCCCGACTGCGAGGTCGTGCTGGCGGGGCGCACCGTCCGCCTGAGCCCACGGCACGGCGACGTGATGGCCGTGCTGGCCGACGCCCCGGAGGGGGTCACCGCCGAGCGCCTCGCGACCGAGGTCCACGAGGAGGAGGTGCGCCCCTCGACCACCCGCGCCCAGGTCACCCGCCTGCGGGCGCTCCTCGGCCCGGGGGTGCTCGAGTCGCGGCCGTACCGGTTGGTCCCCGAGGTCCGGGCCGACTGGCTCGAGGTCGCCGGGTCGCTGCGCGCGGGTCGGCTCGCCGAGGCGGTGCGGTCCTACCGGGGCCCGCTCCTCCCGGAGTCGACGTCCCCGGGCGTGGCCCGCCGACGTGACGCGCTCGAACGTGACCTCGTGGCGGCCCTGCTGGCCTCCCAGGACGTCGAGCTGCTGACCGCGGCGACCCGGTCCGGCTGGGCCGCCGACGACCTGGCCCTCTGGGAGCGGCAGGCGGCGCTCCTGGACCCCGGCTCGCCGTTGCGCCTGGCCGCGCTCTCCCAGGTCCGACGGCTGCGCATCGAGTACGGCCTCGAGCCCGCGCCCGGCCGACCGCCCCTGACGCGCTCGCGCCTCGGGAGGATGTGA